A single Ptiloglossa arizonensis isolate GNS036 chromosome 2, iyPtiAriz1_principal, whole genome shotgun sequence DNA region contains:
- the Pbgs gene encoding porphobilinogen synthase isoform X3: MVIKIIYYLFVEKKLLKMYCIRFNVQEVLAKHTLHSGIFHPTLRQWQSPNVEITVNNLMYPIFISDEQDAKDPIASMPGVYRYGINQLRKMLQPLVSKGLQSILLFGVSKHLKKDHIGSNADSTQNPIIQAVPLIRQWFPHLLIACDICLCPYTVHGHCGILNDDGSINNKASITRISEIALAYAKAGAQIVAPSDMMDGRIGAIKQKLAVTELANKVAVLSYAVKFASGFYGPFRDASKSAPKFGDRKCYQLPPGSNGLAARAAARDVSEGADMLMVKPGFRRICYALSWSSKWGNQFRKCIK; this comes from the exons ATGGTGATcaagattatttattatttatttgtggaaaagaaattattgaaaatgtatTGTATACGCTTTAATGTACAGG AAGTGCTAGCCAAACACACCCTTCACAGCGGCATTTTTCATCCTACTCTACGGCAATGGCAATCACCAAATGTAGAAATTACTGTTAACAATCTCATGTATCCGATTTTCATTTC AGACGAACAAGATGCTAAGGATCCAATTGCTAGTATGCCAGGTGTTTATCGGTATGGTATTAATCAATTGCGTAAAATGTTGCAACCATTAGTTTCAAAGGGACTACAATCAATATtattgtttggagtatcaaaacatttaaaaaag GATCATATTGGAAGTAATGCAGATAGTACACAGAATCCCATTATTCAAGCTGTACCTTTGATAAGACAATGGTTTCCACATTTGTTAATAGCATGTGATATTTGTTTATGTCCCTATACTGTTCACGGACATTGTGGAATTTTAAATGATGATGGAAGCATAAATAACAAAGCTAGTATTACACGAATTTCAGAAATCGCTCTTGCGTATGCAAAAGCTG GTGCACAAATTGTGGCCCCATCTGATATGATGGATGGAAGAATAGGggcaataaaacaaaaattagcAGTAACTGAATTAGCAAACAAAGTTGCAGTTTTATCGTATGCTGTGAAATTTGCATCAGGATTTTATGGACCTTTTAGAGATGCCTCAAAGTCAGCACCAAAATTTGGAGATCGAAAATGTTATCAATTGCCTCCAGGAAGTAATGGATTAGCTGCCAGAGCTGCT GCTAGAGATGTATCTGAAGGAGCTGACATGCTTATGGTGAAACCAG GTTTCAGGAGAATATGCTATGCTTTATCATGGAGCTCAAAATGGGGCAATCAATttagaaaatgtattaaatga
- the Pbgs gene encoding porphobilinogen synthase isoform X1: MVIKIIYYLFVEKKLLKMYCIRFNVQEVLAKHTLHSGIFHPTLRQWQSPNVEITVNNLMYPIFISDEQDAKDPIASMPGVYRYGINQLRKMLQPLVSKGLQSILLFGVSKHLKKDHIGSNADSTQNPIIQAVPLIRQWFPHLLIACDICLCPYTVHGHCGILNDDGSINNKASITRISEIALAYAKAGAQIVAPSDMMDGRIGAIKQKLAVTELANKVAVLSYAVKFASGFYGPFRDASKSAPKFGDRKCYQLPPGSNGLAARAAARDVSEGADMLMVKPGLSYLDVVRHTKDTYPEYPMFVYQVSGEYAMLYHGAQNGAINLENVLNEVLLSMRRAGADCIITYFTPLILDMLQPKSKY; the protein is encoded by the exons ATGGTGATcaagattatttattatttatttgtggaaaagaaattattgaaaatgtatTGTATACGCTTTAATGTACAGG AAGTGCTAGCCAAACACACCCTTCACAGCGGCATTTTTCATCCTACTCTACGGCAATGGCAATCACCAAATGTAGAAATTACTGTTAACAATCTCATGTATCCGATTTTCATTTC AGACGAACAAGATGCTAAGGATCCAATTGCTAGTATGCCAGGTGTTTATCGGTATGGTATTAATCAATTGCGTAAAATGTTGCAACCATTAGTTTCAAAGGGACTACAATCAATATtattgtttggagtatcaaaacatttaaaaaag GATCATATTGGAAGTAATGCAGATAGTACACAGAATCCCATTATTCAAGCTGTACCTTTGATAAGACAATGGTTTCCACATTTGTTAATAGCATGTGATATTTGTTTATGTCCCTATACTGTTCACGGACATTGTGGAATTTTAAATGATGATGGAAGCATAAATAACAAAGCTAGTATTACACGAATTTCAGAAATCGCTCTTGCGTATGCAAAAGCTG GTGCACAAATTGTGGCCCCATCTGATATGATGGATGGAAGAATAGGggcaataaaacaaaaattagcAGTAACTGAATTAGCAAACAAAGTTGCAGTTTTATCGTATGCTGTGAAATTTGCATCAGGATTTTATGGACCTTTTAGAGATGCCTCAAAGTCAGCACCAAAATTTGGAGATCGAAAATGTTATCAATTGCCTCCAGGAAGTAATGGATTAGCTGCCAGAGCTGCT GCTAGAGATGTATCTGAAGGAGCTGACATGCTTATGGTGAAACCAGGTCTCTCTTACTTAGATGTTGTTAGGCACACTAAAGATACATATCCAGAATATCCAATGTTTGTATATCAGGTTTCAGGAGAATATGCTATGCTTTATCATGGAGCTCAAAATGGGGCAATCAATttagaaaatgtattaaatgaAGTTCTTTTATCTATGAGAAGAGCAGGAGCTGATTGCattattacatattttacaCCACTAATTTTAGATATGTTGCAACCAAAGAGCAAATATTGA
- the Pbgs gene encoding porphobilinogen synthase isoform X2, with protein MSEVLAKHTLHSGIFHPTLRQWQSPNVEITVNNLMYPIFISDEQDAKDPIASMPGVYRYGINQLRKMLQPLVSKGLQSILLFGVSKHLKKDHIGSNADSTQNPIIQAVPLIRQWFPHLLIACDICLCPYTVHGHCGILNDDGSINNKASITRISEIALAYAKAGAQIVAPSDMMDGRIGAIKQKLAVTELANKVAVLSYAVKFASGFYGPFRDASKSAPKFGDRKCYQLPPGSNGLAARAAARDVSEGADMLMVKPGLSYLDVVRHTKDTYPEYPMFVYQVSGEYAMLYHGAQNGAINLENVLNEVLLSMRRAGADCIITYFTPLILDMLQPKSKY; from the exons atgtcagAAGTGCTAGCCAAACACACCCTTCACAGCGGCATTTTTCATCCTACTCTACGGCAATGGCAATCACCAAATGTAGAAATTACTGTTAACAATCTCATGTATCCGATTTTCATTTC AGACGAACAAGATGCTAAGGATCCAATTGCTAGTATGCCAGGTGTTTATCGGTATGGTATTAATCAATTGCGTAAAATGTTGCAACCATTAGTTTCAAAGGGACTACAATCAATATtattgtttggagtatcaaaacatttaaaaaag GATCATATTGGAAGTAATGCAGATAGTACACAGAATCCCATTATTCAAGCTGTACCTTTGATAAGACAATGGTTTCCACATTTGTTAATAGCATGTGATATTTGTTTATGTCCCTATACTGTTCACGGACATTGTGGAATTTTAAATGATGATGGAAGCATAAATAACAAAGCTAGTATTACACGAATTTCAGAAATCGCTCTTGCGTATGCAAAAGCTG GTGCACAAATTGTGGCCCCATCTGATATGATGGATGGAAGAATAGGggcaataaaacaaaaattagcAGTAACTGAATTAGCAAACAAAGTTGCAGTTTTATCGTATGCTGTGAAATTTGCATCAGGATTTTATGGACCTTTTAGAGATGCCTCAAAGTCAGCACCAAAATTTGGAGATCGAAAATGTTATCAATTGCCTCCAGGAAGTAATGGATTAGCTGCCAGAGCTGCT GCTAGAGATGTATCTGAAGGAGCTGACATGCTTATGGTGAAACCAGGTCTCTCTTACTTAGATGTTGTTAGGCACACTAAAGATACATATCCAGAATATCCAATGTTTGTATATCAGGTTTCAGGAGAATATGCTATGCTTTATCATGGAGCTCAAAATGGGGCAATCAATttagaaaatgtattaaatgaAGTTCTTTTATCTATGAGAAGAGCAGGAGCTGATTGCattattacatattttacaCCACTAATTTTAGATATGTTGCAACCAAAGAGCAAATATTGA
- the Pbgs gene encoding porphobilinogen synthase isoform X4, whose protein sequence is MYPIFISDEQDAKDPIASMPGVYRYGINQLRKMLQPLVSKGLQSILLFGVSKHLKKDHIGSNADSTQNPIIQAVPLIRQWFPHLLIACDICLCPYTVHGHCGILNDDGSINNKASITRISEIALAYAKAGAQIVAPSDMMDGRIGAIKQKLAVTELANKVAVLSYAVKFASGFYGPFRDASKSAPKFGDRKCYQLPPGSNGLAARAAARDVSEGADMLMVKPGLSYLDVVRHTKDTYPEYPMFVYQVSGEYAMLYHGAQNGAINLENVLNEVLLSMRRAGADCIITYFTPLILDMLQPKSKY, encoded by the exons ATGTATCCGATTTTCATTTC AGACGAACAAGATGCTAAGGATCCAATTGCTAGTATGCCAGGTGTTTATCGGTATGGTATTAATCAATTGCGTAAAATGTTGCAACCATTAGTTTCAAAGGGACTACAATCAATATtattgtttggagtatcaaaacatttaaaaaag GATCATATTGGAAGTAATGCAGATAGTACACAGAATCCCATTATTCAAGCTGTACCTTTGATAAGACAATGGTTTCCACATTTGTTAATAGCATGTGATATTTGTTTATGTCCCTATACTGTTCACGGACATTGTGGAATTTTAAATGATGATGGAAGCATAAATAACAAAGCTAGTATTACACGAATTTCAGAAATCGCTCTTGCGTATGCAAAAGCTG GTGCACAAATTGTGGCCCCATCTGATATGATGGATGGAAGAATAGGggcaataaaacaaaaattagcAGTAACTGAATTAGCAAACAAAGTTGCAGTTTTATCGTATGCTGTGAAATTTGCATCAGGATTTTATGGACCTTTTAGAGATGCCTCAAAGTCAGCACCAAAATTTGGAGATCGAAAATGTTATCAATTGCCTCCAGGAAGTAATGGATTAGCTGCCAGAGCTGCT GCTAGAGATGTATCTGAAGGAGCTGACATGCTTATGGTGAAACCAGGTCTCTCTTACTTAGATGTTGTTAGGCACACTAAAGATACATATCCAGAATATCCAATGTTTGTATATCAGGTTTCAGGAGAATATGCTATGCTTTATCATGGAGCTCAAAATGGGGCAATCAATttagaaaatgtattaaatgaAGTTCTTTTATCTATGAGAAGAGCAGGAGCTGATTGCattattacatattttacaCCACTAATTTTAGATATGTTGCAACCAAAGAGCAAATATTGA